One stretch of Segatella copri DNA includes these proteins:
- the queC gene encoding 7-cyano-7-deazaguanine synthase QueC, which produces MKDSVIIVSGGMDSITLLYDKKDEIALGISFNYGSNHNEREIPFAKMHCERLGIKHITIDLGFMHQYFKSSLLEGADAIPEGHYAADNMKSTVVPFRNGIMLSIAIGIAESNKLKKVFIANHGGDHTIYPDCRPEFIKAIDEAAEAGTFVDVRVVAPYTNITKGQIAEIGKKLGIDYAETWSCYKGGEKHCGKCGTCVERKEALAEAGIEDTTEYEE; this is translated from the coding sequence ATGAAGGATTCAGTAATCATTGTGAGTGGCGGCATGGATAGCATCACGCTGCTCTACGATAAGAAAGACGAGATTGCACTCGGCATTAGTTTTAACTATGGAAGTAATCATAACGAGCGTGAAATTCCTTTCGCCAAGATGCATTGTGAGCGTTTGGGAATCAAGCATATTACGATAGATTTGGGTTTCATGCATCAGTATTTCAAGAGTTCTCTTCTTGAAGGTGCCGATGCAATTCCTGAGGGTCATTATGCTGCTGATAATATGAAGAGTACGGTGGTTCCTTTCCGTAATGGAATCATGCTGAGCATTGCCATCGGCATTGCAGAGAGTAATAAACTGAAGAAAGTTTTCATCGCGAACCATGGTGGCGATCATACGATTTATCCTGACTGCCGTCCGGAGTTTATCAAGGCGATTGATGAGGCTGCTGAAGCAGGAACGTTCGTTGATGTGCGCGTAGTGGCTCCTTATACGAATATTACCAAAGGGCAGATTGCTGAGATAGGTAAGAAGTTGGGCATTGACTATGCTGAAACCTGGAGCTGCTATAAGGGCGGTGAGAAGCATTGTGGCAAATGCGGAACCTGCGTAGAGCGCAAGGAGGCTTTGGCCGAGGCGGGTATTGAGGATACTACCGAGTATGAAGAATAA
- the radA gene encoding DNA repair protein RadA yields the protein MAKDKIAFVCSNCGQESAKWMGKCPSCGQWNTFKEIRIAADSGSQAAKNAGMTMRHGGAATMFGGQHSEHDAAPMKLRDISAIDEPRIDMRDEELNRVLGGGMVPGSITLLGGEPGIGKSTLTLQTILNMTDRRILYVSGEESAHQIKLRADRLAKGQAMLREGSSADTQKTVSLSSEGAFDHITVLCETQLEKIFSHIQEVAPQLIVIDSIQTIATEEVDSSPGSVSQVRECAASLLRFAKTSGIPVILIGHINKEGTLAGPKILEHIVDTVIQFEGDQHYMYRILRSIKNRFGSTSELGIYEMMQGGLRQVSNPSELLLTEDHDGLSGVAISAAIEGVRPFLVETQALVSTAAYGTPQRSATGFDQRRLNMLLAVLEKRVGFKLMQKDVFLNIAGGLRVTDPAMDLSVLAAVLSSNVDTPIEQGWCMAGEVGLSGEVRPVSRIEQRIAEAEKLGFQHIIIPKYNNHGFDHKKYKIEIHPVRKVEEAFRCLFG from the coding sequence ATGGCGAAAGATAAGATTGCTTTTGTGTGCAGCAATTGCGGACAGGAAAGTGCCAAATGGATGGGCAAATGTCCTAGCTGCGGACAATGGAATACATTTAAGGAAATTCGTATTGCTGCCGATTCCGGATCGCAGGCTGCGAAGAATGCCGGAATGACCATGCGTCATGGTGGGGCTGCCACGATGTTTGGCGGGCAGCACAGCGAGCATGACGCTGCGCCGATGAAGCTTCGCGATATTTCTGCGATTGATGAACCGCGCATCGATATGAGGGACGAGGAGCTGAACCGTGTGCTGGGTGGCGGAATGGTTCCCGGCAGCATCACGCTCTTGGGCGGTGAACCGGGAATCGGTAAGAGTACGCTCACCTTGCAGACTATTCTGAACATGACTGACCGCCGCATCCTGTATGTGAGCGGAGAGGAAAGTGCCCATCAGATTAAACTCCGTGCCGACCGGTTGGCTAAAGGACAGGCGATGCTCAGAGAGGGTTCATCTGCGGACACACAGAAAACGGTTTCTCTTTCATCAGAAGGAGCCTTTGATCATATTACGGTTCTCTGCGAAACACAGTTGGAGAAAATCTTCAGCCATATCCAGGAAGTGGCTCCACAGCTGATAGTTATAGATTCTATCCAAACTATTGCTACAGAAGAAGTAGACAGCTCGCCGGGTTCTGTTTCCCAGGTTCGTGAGTGTGCAGCCTCCCTGCTCCGATTTGCCAAGACGAGTGGCATTCCGGTTATTCTGATAGGACATATTAATAAGGAGGGAACGCTTGCCGGACCAAAGATTCTGGAGCACATCGTAGATACGGTGATTCAGTTTGAGGGCGACCAGCATTACATGTACCGCATCTTGAGAAGCATCAAAAACCGATTCGGAAGTACTTCTGAGTTGGGAATCTACGAGATGATGCAAGGCGGACTCCGACAGGTGAGCAATCCTTCAGAGTTGCTTCTTACCGAAGATCATGACGGGCTTTCGGGTGTTGCCATCAGCGCAGCCATCGAGGGTGTTCGTCCGTTCCTGGTAGAGACGCAGGCTTTGGTTTCAACAGCAGCCTATGGAACTCCGCAGCGTTCGGCAACGGGTTTTGACCAGCGCCGTTTGAACATGCTCCTGGCGGTTCTAGAGAAACGTGTGGGGTTCAAACTGATGCAGAAGGATGTGTTCCTGAATATTGCCGGAGGATTGAGAGTAACCGATCCTGCCATGGACTTGAGTGTGTTGGCAGCCGTATTGAGCAGCAATGTTGACACACCTATCGAGCAAGGCTGGTGTATGGCGGGCGAGGTAGGTCTGAGCGGTGAAGTCCGTCCGGTGAGCCGTATCGAGCAGCGTATTGCTGAGGCCGAGAAACTCGGATTCCAGCACATCATCATTCCGAAATACAACAATCATGGTTTCGACCATAAGAAATATAAGATAGAAATTCATCCCGTAAGGAAGGTGGAAGAAGCATTCCGCTGCCTGTTCGGGTGA
- a CDS encoding phosphoglycerate kinase, with product MKIEDFNFAGHKAIVRVDFNVPLDENGNVTDDTRIRGALPTLKKVLADGGALIMMSHMGKPKGKVKPELSLSQIVKNVSDALGVDVKFAKDCGNADAEAAALKPGEALLLENLRFYPEEEGKPVGVEKGTPEFDAAKAEMKERQKKFAAKLASYADVYVMDAFGTAHRKHASTAVIADSFDKDHKMLGFLMEKEVKAVDAVLGNIKRPFTAIMGGSKVSTKIGIIENLLTKVDNLILCGGMTYTFSKALGGKIGMSICEDDKLDVALDVIKKAKENGVNLVLGTDSICGDDFKNDCNTQVCPSNNIPDGWEGMDAGPETRKAFAAAIKGAKTILWNGPAGVFEFDNFAGGSKAIADAIAEATKEGAFSLIGGGDSVACINKFGLADQVSYISTGGGALLEAIEGKVLPGVAAIEK from the coding sequence ATGAAAATTGAAGATTTTAACTTTGCCGGTCACAAGGCAATCGTGCGCGTTGACTTCAACGTGCCATTGGATGAAAATGGTAATGTAACAGACGACACTCGTATCCGCGGTGCCCTTCCTACATTGAAGAAGGTACTTGCAGACGGCGGTGCGCTCATCATGATGAGCCACATGGGTAAGCCAAAGGGCAAGGTTAAACCAGAGCTTTCTCTCTCTCAGATTGTTAAGAACGTATCAGACGCTCTCGGCGTAGACGTTAAGTTCGCTAAGGACTGCGGTAACGCTGATGCTGAGGCAGCTGCCTTGAAGCCAGGTGAGGCTCTCTTGCTCGAGAACCTCCGCTTCTATCCAGAAGAGGAAGGCAAGCCAGTTGGCGTTGAGAAGGGTACTCCAGAATTCGATGCTGCTAAGGCTGAGATGAAGGAGCGTCAGAAGAAGTTCGCTGCTAAGTTGGCTTCTTACGCTGACGTATATGTAATGGACGCATTCGGTACAGCTCACCGCAAGCACGCTTCTACAGCTGTCATCGCTGATTCTTTCGACAAGGATCACAAGATGCTCGGTTTCTTGATGGAGAAGGAAGTTAAGGCTGTTGACGCAGTTCTCGGCAACATCAAGCGCCCATTCACAGCTATCATGGGTGGTTCTAAGGTTTCTACTAAGATCGGTATCATCGAGAACCTGTTGACTAAGGTTGACAACCTGATTCTCTGCGGTGGTATGACTTATACATTCTCTAAGGCTCTCGGTGGCAAGATCGGTATGTCTATCTGCGAGGATGACAAGCTCGACGTTGCTCTCGACGTAATCAAGAAGGCTAAGGAGAACGGTGTAAACCTCGTACTCGGCACAGACTCTATCTGCGGTGACGACTTCAAGAACGACTGCAATACTCAGGTTTGCCCATCTAACAACATCCCTGACGGTTGGGAGGGTATGGACGCAGGTCCTGAGACTCGCAAGGCTTTCGCAGCTGCCATCAAGGGTGCCAAGACTATCCTCTGGAACGGTCCTGCAGGTGTATTCGAGTTCGACAACTTCGCTGGTGGTTCTAAGGCTATTGCTGACGCAATCGCTGAGGCTACTAAGGAAGGTGCATTCTCACTCATCGGTGGTGGTGACTCTGTAGCTTGTATCAACAAGTTCGGTTTGGCTGATCAGGTATCTTACATCTCTACAGGTGGTGGTGCTCTCCTCGAGGCTATCGAGGGTAAGGTATTGCCAGGTGTAGCAGCTATCGAGAAGTAA
- a CDS encoding putative transporter, protein MDWIVNLFTNTESVAHIALLYAIVIAIGVYLGKIKIGGISLGVTFVLFAGILAGHVGFTGPKEILTFVQDFGLILFVFMIGLQVGPGFFESFKKGGVTLNMLSASAILLNILVMFGCYYLFFDTSNPNNLPMMVGTLYGAVTNTPGLGAANEALLSVFPNGAPSIANGYACAYPLGVVGIIGATILIKYICKINTADEEEQLNEEDAANPHAKAHNMHLRVENAYITGRTLREVSEFLNRDIVCSRLLHNGEVSIPNSKTKFEVGDELLVVCAEADAEAIKAFIGPEVEAEWDREKDEVQHFVSRRIIVTRPEMNGKTLGKMHFSSVYGVNVTRISRQGMDIFAGRNHHFHVGDKILVVGPEENVNRVAEIMGNSVKRLDAPNIATIFVGIMVGIIFGSLPFAIPGMPVPLKLGIAGGPLIIAILIGRFGYRMKLVTYTTTSANMMLREIGLVLFLASVGIKAGAGFWDTVVQGDGLKYVGCGFLITVIPILIIGTIARLKFKFNYFTIMGMLAGTYTDPPALAYANASCSKEAPAVGYSTVYPLSMFLRIFTAQIVVLFFCGA, encoded by the coding sequence ATGGATTGGATTGTTAATCTCTTCACCAATACCGAGTCGGTGGCTCACATCGCCCTACTCTACGCTATCGTGATAGCTATTGGTGTTTACCTCGGAAAGATAAAGATTGGCGGCATTTCGTTAGGTGTCACCTTCGTTCTCTTCGCAGGTATTTTGGCTGGCCACGTTGGCTTCACCGGTCCAAAGGAAATTCTCACTTTCGTGCAAGACTTCGGCTTAATCCTCTTCGTCTTCATGATTGGTCTCCAGGTAGGACCTGGTTTCTTCGAGAGTTTCAAGAAAGGTGGTGTTACGCTCAACATGCTTTCGGCTAGCGCTATTCTACTCAACATCCTCGTGATGTTTGGTTGCTATTATCTCTTCTTTGACACAAGCAACCCTAACAACTTGCCTATGATGGTAGGTACTCTCTATGGTGCGGTTACCAATACTCCGGGTCTTGGTGCTGCCAACGAGGCTTTGCTCAGCGTCTTCCCTAATGGTGCTCCAAGTATTGCCAACGGTTATGCTTGTGCTTATCCTCTTGGTGTAGTAGGCATTATCGGTGCTACTATCCTTATCAAGTACATCTGTAAGATTAATACTGCTGATGAGGAAGAACAGCTTAACGAAGAAGATGCTGCAAACCCACACGCTAAGGCCCACAACATGCACTTGCGCGTGGAAAATGCTTATATTACAGGCAGAACGCTGAGAGAAGTTTCAGAATTCTTGAACCGTGACATTGTATGTTCACGACTGCTCCACAATGGCGAGGTGAGCATTCCTAACAGCAAGACTAAGTTTGAGGTTGGAGACGAATTGCTCGTTGTATGTGCAGAGGCTGATGCTGAAGCCATCAAGGCTTTTATCGGACCAGAGGTTGAAGCTGAATGGGACCGCGAGAAGGATGAAGTACAGCACTTTGTTTCTCGCCGTATCATCGTTACCCGTCCGGAAATGAACGGTAAGACCTTGGGTAAGATGCACTTCTCCAGCGTATACGGCGTTAACGTAACACGTATTTCCCGTCAGGGAATGGACATTTTTGCAGGCAGAAACCACCACTTCCACGTAGGTGATAAGATTCTGGTTGTAGGTCCTGAAGAGAATGTGAACCGTGTGGCTGAAATCATGGGTAACTCTGTAAAGCGCCTCGATGCGCCTAACATTGCTACTATCTTCGTAGGCATTATGGTAGGTATTATCTTCGGTTCTCTCCCATTTGCCATTCCGGGAATGCCGGTGCCTTTAAAGTTGGGTATTGCCGGAGGTCCGCTGATCATCGCCATCCTCATCGGCCGTTTCGGCTATCGCATGAAACTGGTAACTTATACGACGACTTCGGCTAATATGATGCTGCGAGAAATAGGACTTGTACTCTTCCTGGCGAGTGTGGGAATCAAGGCTGGAGCCGGATTCTGGGACACAGTAGTACAGGGTGACGGTTTGAAATATGTGGGATGTGGTTTCCTCATCACCGTTATTCCTATCCTCATCATCGGTACAATTGCCCGCCTGAAGTTTAAATTCAACTACTTCACCATCATGGGTATGCTCGCCGGTACTTACACAGACCCTCCTGCATTGGCTTATGCAAATGCTTCTTGCTCTAAAGAAGCTCCAGCTGTAGGATACTCTACGGTTTATCCATTGAGCATGTTCCTCCGTATCTTTACAGCCCAGATAGTGGTGCTGTTCTTCTGCGGAGCGTAA
- a CDS encoding OadG family protein has protein sequence MKKLGFLITMLVITSLPAWSQGAKSIRITEVMTDNRTNLVDEYGQHKPWVELSNSSFTTYNVRGMFLTTDRRVLDKKMSPEARRQLMCPLPNNEPRTTLGGKKSIVIFDSSSWYQDGWNGQHWKAKNSSNSGPFHLNLILQEKMPNWIALYDGNAVDLIDSVSVPVLAADESFELSKDFKTWEKAIAGSVTPGYLPQNTGLSKAQQLKKSDPYGIGIAVLSMGIVFACLALLFIVFWVFGAYMKHKQRIARATEKHATLLYKTGKKTIEVTQDLSHKTNVILKDGLETKGIDKEIYMAVISLALQEYLEDVHDVESGIITIKPKQTRWNAPKFNNNNNNVKI, from the coding sequence ATGAAGAAATTGGGATTTCTGATAACCATGCTAGTCATCACGTCCTTGCCCGCTTGGAGTCAAGGAGCCAAAAGTATCCGTATTACGGAGGTGATGACCGACAACCGTACCAATCTTGTAGATGAGTACGGGCAGCACAAACCATGGGTGGAATTGAGCAATTCCTCCTTTACCACGTATAATGTGCGTGGTATGTTCCTAACCACCGACCGAAGGGTTCTCGACAAGAAAATGTCGCCTGAAGCTCGCCGACAGCTGATGTGTCCATTGCCTAACAATGAACCACGAACCACACTGGGAGGCAAGAAGAGCATCGTTATCTTCGACAGCAGTTCCTGGTACCAGGATGGCTGGAACGGACAACATTGGAAGGCAAAGAATTCTTCCAACTCGGGACCTTTTCATCTCAATCTTATTCTACAGGAAAAGATGCCCAACTGGATAGCACTCTATGACGGAAATGCCGTTGACCTGATAGACTCCGTAAGCGTGCCAGTGTTGGCTGCCGATGAGAGTTTTGAACTGAGTAAGGACTTCAAGACATGGGAGAAAGCCATTGCCGGATCAGTAACTCCAGGCTATCTGCCTCAAAACACAGGTTTGAGTAAAGCCCAGCAATTGAAGAAAAGCGACCCATACGGAATAGGAATCGCCGTACTTTCAATGGGAATCGTATTTGCCTGCCTTGCTCTCCTCTTCATCGTGTTCTGGGTTTTCGGAGCCTACATGAAACATAAACAGCGCATCGCCCGTGCTACTGAGAAGCACGCCACCTTATTATATAAGACAGGAAAGAAGACCATCGAGGTTACTCAAGACCTCAGTCATAAGACCAACGTGATTCTGAAAGATGGTTTAGAAACCAAGGGTATTGATAAGGAGATTTACATGGCAGTCATCTCCCTTGCATTACAGGAATATTTAGAAGATGTTCATGATGTAGAATCCGGCATTATCACCATCAAGCCAAAACAGACCAGATGGAATGCTCCGAAATTCAACAACAACAATAACAACGTTAAAATATAG
- a CDS encoding biotin/lipoyl-containing protein, which produces MAKYEYKVKGVDYVVEIQDIEGNIANVTVNGIPFEVEMKQPVKSSKQKVKLTDGQNNISASSVASAGSAAGSSSAASSDSASSSKQATPAAGKPVVAPLPGTINEIKVKVGDKMNTGDTVVVLEAMKMQNNIDAETSGTITSINVNKGDAVMEGDTLVTIA; this is translated from the coding sequence ATGGCAAAGTACGAATATAAGGTTAAAGGCGTAGATTACGTCGTTGAAATACAGGATATTGAAGGCAATATCGCCAATGTAACCGTGAATGGAATTCCATTCGAAGTGGAAATGAAACAGCCGGTTAAGAGCAGTAAGCAGAAAGTGAAGTTAACTGATGGACAAAACAACATTTCTGCCAGCTCTGTTGCAAGCGCAGGTTCTGCTGCAGGTTCAAGTTCTGCAGCAAGTTCTGATTCTGCTTCATCAAGCAAACAAGCAACTCCTGCTGCAGGCAAACCAGTTGTTGCCCCTCTGCCTGGTACTATCAACGAAATCAAGGTGAAAGTCGGTGACAAGATGAACACAGGCGATACTGTTGTCGTTCTCGAAGCCATGAAGATGCAGAACAACATCGATGCAGAAACTTCAGGAACCATTACCAGCATCAACGTGAACAAGGGAGACGCAGTAATGGAAGGAGACACGCTTGTTACGATCGCGTAA
- a CDS encoding sodium ion-translocating decarboxylase subunit beta, with amino-acid sequence MDFIIQNFNEFLTFTGFANASAGNLIMILVGALFIWLAIKKDFEPLLLVPIGLGIILGNIPFRADAGLEIGLYEDNSVLNIFYQGVKQGWYPPLVFLGIGAMTDFSALISNPKLILIGAAAQFGIFGAYMIALALGFEPNQAAGIAIIGGADGPTAIFLSSKLSPNLMGAIAVCAYSYMALVPVIQPPLMRLLTTKKERVIKMKPARQVSQTEKILFPIIGLLLTTFIVPSGLPLLGMLFFGNLLKESGKTTRLAKTASSSLNDIVVILLGLTVGCSTQASEFLTLNTIKIFALGALAFIIASASGILFVKLMNLFLPKGKKLNPLIGNAGVSAVPMSARISNNLGLEYDRHNFLLMHAMGPNVAGVIGSAVAAGALLGFFN; translated from the coding sequence ATGGATTTCATCATACAAAACTTCAATGAGTTTCTTACCTTTACAGGCTTTGCCAACGCCTCGGCAGGAAACCTCATCATGATTCTGGTGGGAGCACTCTTTATCTGGCTCGCCATCAAGAAAGATTTTGAGCCGCTGCTCCTGGTTCCTATCGGATTGGGAATCATTCTTGGCAACATTCCATTCCGTGCCGATGCAGGACTCGAAATAGGTTTATACGAAGACAACTCCGTTCTGAACATCTTCTACCAGGGAGTGAAACAGGGCTGGTACCCGCCACTCGTATTCCTGGGCATTGGAGCCATGACCGACTTCTCTGCGCTCATTTCCAACCCGAAGCTCATCCTGATTGGAGCCGCTGCCCAATTTGGAATCTTCGGCGCCTACATGATTGCACTGGCTCTGGGATTCGAACCTAACCAGGCAGCTGGCATTGCCATTATCGGAGGAGCAGACGGACCAACCGCCATCTTCCTGAGCAGCAAACTGAGTCCGAACCTCATGGGAGCCATTGCGGTTTGCGCCTACTCTTACATGGCACTGGTGCCTGTAATCCAGCCACCTTTGATGCGACTGCTTACAACCAAGAAAGAGCGCGTCATCAAGATGAAACCGGCACGTCAGGTTTCACAGACCGAAAAGATTCTCTTCCCTATCATCGGTCTGCTTCTCACCACCTTCATCGTTCCATCCGGTTTGCCATTATTAGGAATGCTGTTCTTCGGAAATCTTCTGAAAGAGAGTGGAAAGACAACCCGACTCGCAAAGACAGCAAGCAGCAGCTTGAATGATATTGTCGTCATCCTCCTCGGCCTGACCGTAGGCTGTTCTACCCAAGCTTCAGAGTTTCTGACATTAAACACCATCAAAATCTTTGCTCTCGGTGCTCTTGCTTTCATCATCGCATCGGCAAGCGGAATCTTATTCGTCAAGCTGATGAATCTCTTCTTGCCAAAAGGCAAGAAACTGAACCCACTTATCGGAAACGCTGGAGTGAGTGCCGTACCAATGAGTGCACGCATCTCCAACAACCTAGGCCTGGAATACGACCGCCACAACTTCCTTCTCATGCACGCCATGGGACCAAACGTTGCGGGAGTCATCGGTTCTGCCGTTGCAGCCGGAGCTTTGCTGGGATTCTTCAATTAA
- a CDS encoding DUF4738 domain-containing protein, translating into MKKIVNLWLLSCILTLVACGQKAEKQQEVKEDTAAKKMLQGIWLNDDDEDDVAFRVKGDTIYYPDSTSQPVYFYIAGDTLVMKGANIAKYPIVKQAEHIFQFKVQNGDVVKLVKTEDKSYLQQFIHNHVSVALNQNTLIKRDTVVVRGDEKYHLYVQVNPTSYKVYKSSYNDDGVEVDNVYYDNIVNLHVYHGANCLFSRDFHKKDFDKQVPASFLDQSILSDIVFNKIDESGIHYLAVLAMPDSSLSYQVEVIISFEGKMRMRVKS; encoded by the coding sequence ATGAAAAAGATAGTTAATTTATGGCTGCTCAGTTGTATCTTGACTCTTGTTGCTTGTGGGCAGAAGGCCGAAAAGCAACAGGAAGTAAAGGAAGATACTGCGGCTAAGAAAATGTTGCAAGGCATTTGGCTAAACGATGACGATGAGGATGATGTGGCGTTCCGCGTAAAAGGCGATACGATTTATTATCCTGATTCTACCAGTCAGCCTGTCTACTTCTACATTGCTGGCGATACGCTTGTAATGAAGGGTGCTAATATTGCAAAATATCCGATCGTAAAACAGGCTGAGCATATTTTCCAGTTTAAGGTGCAGAATGGGGATGTGGTTAAGCTGGTGAAGACGGAAGATAAGTCTTATTTGCAGCAGTTCATCCACAACCATGTTTCCGTGGCGCTGAATCAGAATACGCTGATTAAACGTGATACGGTGGTTGTAAGGGGCGATGAGAAATATCATCTCTACGTACAGGTTAACCCAACAAGTTATAAGGTCTACAAGAGTTCTTATAATGATGATGGTGTTGAGGTAGACAATGTTTATTATGATAATATTGTGAACTTGCATGTTTATCATGGTGCCAACTGTCTGTTCTCTCGTGATTTTCATAAGAAGGATTTCGATAAGCAGGTTCCTGCTTCTTTCTTGGACCAGTCTATATTGAGCGACATCGTATTCAATAAGATAGATGAATCTGGCATTCATTATCTTGCTGTTCTGGCAATGCCTGACAGCAGTTTGAGTTATCAGGTTGAGGTTATCATTTCCTTTGAAGGAAAAATGAGAATGCGGGTTAAGAGCTAA
- the rfbC gene encoding dTDP-4-dehydrorhamnose 3,5-epimerase translates to MKYTETEIEGVWLIEPRVFDDARGYFFEAWKQADFDAHVGGHVEFVQDNESMSSRGVLRGLHYQKGEFSQAKLVRVIKGCVLDVAVDLRKGSKTFGKYVMVELSGENKRQFFIPRGFAHGFLVLSDEAIFTYKVDNVYAPDYEASIHWDDPTIGIKWPIEGVEVLTSEKDRTKAKSFGEADYFE, encoded by the coding sequence ATGAAATATACAGAGACAGAAATTGAAGGAGTCTGGCTGATAGAACCTCGGGTATTTGATGATGCTCGCGGCTATTTCTTTGAAGCATGGAAGCAGGCTGACTTTGATGCTCACGTTGGAGGGCATGTGGAGTTTGTGCAAGACAATGAGTCAATGTCTAGTCGTGGGGTGCTCAGAGGACTGCATTATCAGAAAGGTGAATTCTCACAGGCTAAGTTGGTGCGTGTCATCAAAGGCTGCGTGCTGGATGTAGCTGTTGACTTGAGAAAGGGCAGTAAGACTTTCGGTAAATATGTAATGGTTGAACTGAGTGGAGAGAACAAACGTCAGTTTTTCATTCCTCGCGGTTTTGCCCATGGTTTTCTGGTACTGAGTGACGAAGCCATCTTTACTTATAAAGTAGATAATGTTTATGCTCCTGATTACGAAGCCAGTATTCATTGGGATGATCCTACTATCGGAATAAAATGGCCTATTGAAGGAGTTGAGGTGCTTACGTCAGAAAAAGACAGAACCAAGGCAAAGTCTTTCGGAGAGGCTGATTATTTCGAGTAG